A part of Methanomassiliicoccales archaeon genomic DNA contains:
- a CDS encoding ferredoxin family protein, whose translation MKMGSKMPYPVIIEDECKGCGRCIAACPKKVLRSSGKINRKGFVTAEYAGEGCTGCLICFYNCPEPYAIEVHKADKEGQA comes from the coding sequence ATGAAAATGGGATCGAAGATGCCATATCCGGTCATAATCGAGGACGAGTGCAAGGGATGTGGGCGGTGCATAGCTGCCTGCCCCAAGAAGGTCCTGAGGTCATCTGGGAAGATCAACAGGAAGGGCTTCGTCACCGCCGAATATGCCGGCGAGGGGTGCACAGGATGCCTTATCTGCTTCTACAACTGCCCTGAGCCTTATGCGATAGAGGTACATAAGGCCGACAAGGAGGGTCAGGCATGA
- a CDS encoding AMP-binding protein → MPRKEITREATIGQLLDETVARFPDNDAVVYADRDYRQTWREFSDMVDKVAKGLMALGIKKGEKVAIWATNVPHWVTLQFATARIGAVLLTININYKVAEIEYLLRQSDCENIFLIDGFRDTDYVNTIYQLVPELKEQPRDSFRSARFPFLKRVFFLGPEKHRGMYSWNEVVAMSVQTSDDEYKERQASLSCHDVVNMQYTSGTTGFPKGVMLTHYNIANNGYWIGVNQNFTSKDRVCLPVPLFHCFGCVLGVMACLNHGSTMVILEKYDPVNVMMSVERERCTALYGVPTMFIAILEHKLFDKFDFSSLRTGIMAGAPCPVKSMKECVERMNMREVTIVYGLTESSPGMTQTRYDEPDINKKCSTVGKALPGVEVAVIDPETGRFCEDYEHGELCCRGYNVMKGYYKMPEETAKAIDKDGWLHSGDIGMRDKDGYFSVTGRLKDMIIRGGENIYPKEVEDFIHHIEGVQDVQVVGVPSKKYGEQPGAFIILKAGSKLTEADIQDHCRGKIAWYKIPKYIRFVDSYPMTASGKIMKYKLREESARLWPDA, encoded by the coding sequence ATGCCTAGGAAGGAGATCACAAGGGAGGCCACCATAGGACAGCTCCTTGACGAGACCGTCGCAAGGTTCCCCGACAACGATGCGGTGGTCTACGCCGACCGGGACTACCGACAGACCTGGAGAGAGTTCTCCGATATGGTCGACAAGGTCGCGAAGGGGCTGATGGCCCTTGGCATAAAGAAAGGTGAGAAGGTCGCGATATGGGCCACGAACGTTCCACATTGGGTGACCCTCCAGTTCGCCACTGCCAGGATAGGTGCGGTGCTCCTCACGATCAATATCAACTACAAGGTGGCCGAGATAGAATATCTTCTCAGGCAGTCGGATTGTGAGAACATATTCCTGATCGACGGCTTCCGTGACACCGATTATGTCAACACCATCTATCAGCTGGTCCCTGAGCTCAAGGAGCAGCCACGGGACTCCTTCCGGTCAGCCAGGTTCCCGTTTTTGAAAAGGGTCTTCTTCCTAGGGCCAGAGAAGCACAGGGGGATGTATTCCTGGAATGAGGTCGTGGCAATGAGCGTCCAGACCTCCGATGACGAATACAAGGAAAGACAGGCGTCATTGAGCTGCCATGATGTCGTGAACATGCAGTATACATCAGGCACGACCGGTTTCCCCAAAGGGGTGATGCTGACGCACTACAACATTGCTAATAACGGCTATTGGATCGGCGTCAACCAGAACTTCACATCAAAGGACAGGGTATGCCTTCCCGTTCCTCTCTTCCATTGTTTCGGATGTGTGCTCGGGGTGATGGCATGCCTGAACCATGGCTCGACCATGGTGATATTGGAGAAGTACGACCCGGTCAATGTGATGATGTCGGTCGAGAGGGAGAGATGCACGGCGCTCTACGGTGTGCCGACGATGTTCATCGCCATACTTGAGCACAAGCTCTTCGACAAGTTCGACTTCTCCTCGCTGAGGACCGGGATCATGGCCGGCGCGCCCTGCCCAGTGAAATCCATGAAGGAGTGCGTGGAGAGGATGAACATGAGGGAGGTCACCATCGTCTATGGACTTACTGAGTCCTCTCCAGGCATGACACAGACAAGATACGATGAACCTGACATCAATAAAAAGTGCTCTACTGTGGGCAAGGCCTTGCCGGGGGTCGAGGTCGCGGTGATCGACCCCGAGACGGGAAGGTTCTGTGAAGATTACGAGCATGGGGAGCTCTGCTGTCGCGGATATAACGTGATGAAGGGGTACTACAAGATGCCCGAGGAGACGGCAAAGGCCATAGACAAGGACGGATGGCTCCATTCTGGGGACATCGGGATGAGGGACAAGGACGGATATTTCTCGGTCACCGGCCGCTTGAAGGACATGATAATCAGGGGAGGGGAGAACATCTACCCCAAGGAGGTCGAGGACTTCATACATCACATCGAAGGCGTCCAGGATGTTCAGGTCGTCGGCGTCCCCAGCAAGAAATACGGTGAGCAGCCAGGGGCATTCATCATCCTGAAGGCAGGGTCGAAGCTGACCGAGGCGGACATCCAGGACCATTGCCGCGGCAAGATAGCTTGGTACAAGATCCCCAAATACATCAGGTTCGTGGACTCATACCCGATGACGGCGAGCGGGAAGATCATGAAATACAAGCTGAGGGAGGAGTCTGCAAGACTGTGGCCAGATGCTTGA
- the vorB gene encoding 3-methyl-2-oxobutanoate dehydrogenase subunit VorB, with the protein MRKFVKGNEAVAIGAVYAGCEMYFGYPITPASDIAHAAAEWFPQLGREYLQAECETGAINMMFGAASTGKMTMTASSGPGISLMQEGISYLAGAQLPAVIVNVMRVGPGLGNIGPEQGDYNQAVKGGGHGNYRTIVLAPASVQEMCDLTMRAFELAFKYRNPAVVLADAVLGQMMEFLKVPDKEMTRPDTSGWAVQGDAMTRRNLITSIYLDVDLMEKHNRMLQSKYASMGEDSDAEMYMTGDAEIILAGYGISARIARSAVDALRGRGIRAGLFRPRTLFPFPARQLNEAAKCGRVMVVELSNGQFRDDVLLHLDRSIECDVRLINRMGGNLMKVEDVVNAVERMVGGGRR; encoded by the coding sequence ATGAGGAAGTTCGTGAAAGGCAACGAGGCGGTCGCGATCGGGGCCGTCTATGCGGGGTGTGAGATGTACTTCGGATACCCGATCACTCCGGCCAGTGACATCGCACATGCAGCGGCAGAATGGTTCCCACAATTGGGCAGGGAATATCTACAGGCCGAATGCGAAACGGGGGCGATCAACATGATGTTCGGGGCGGCATCCACAGGCAAGATGACGATGACCGCGTCCTCAGGCCCAGGCATCAGCCTCATGCAAGAAGGGATATCATATCTGGCGGGTGCACAGCTGCCCGCGGTCATAGTCAACGTCATGAGGGTGGGACCTGGACTGGGCAATATCGGTCCAGAGCAGGGCGATTACAATCAGGCGGTCAAGGGAGGTGGGCATGGGAATTATCGCACTATAGTCCTGGCCCCAGCTTCGGTACAGGAGATGTGCGACCTGACGATGAGGGCCTTCGAGCTTGCCTTCAAATACAGGAACCCTGCGGTCGTACTGGCCGATGCCGTCCTAGGCCAGATGATGGAATTCTTGAAGGTCCCGGATAAAGAGATGACAAGACCGGATACCTCCGGCTGGGCGGTGCAAGGGGATGCGATGACCAGGAGGAACCTCATAACCTCGATCTATCTGGATGTCGACCTCATGGAGAAGCACAATCGGATGTTGCAGTCAAAGTACGCCTCGATGGGAGAGGATTCCGACGCCGAGATGTACATGACCGGCGATGCGGAGATCATATTGGCCGGATATGGCATCAGCGCCAGGATCGCCAGGTCGGCGGTCGATGCCCTGAGGGGCCGGGGCATACGGGCGGGACTTTTCCGCCCAAGGACCCTGTTCCCTTTCCCGGCAAGGCAGCTGAATGAGGCCGCAAAATGCGGCAGAGTGATGGTGGTCGAGCTCAGCAATGGACAGTTCAGGGACGACGTGCTCTTGCACCTGGACAGGTCCATTGAATGCGATGTGCGATTGATCAATCGCATGGGCGGGAACCTCATGAAGGTCGAAGATGTCGTCAATGCGGTGGAGAGGATGGTGGGGGGTGGTCGCAGATGA
- a CDS encoding metal ABC transporter ATP-binding protein produces MTAQMEKVLEVKDVNVRYGSLRVLEGVSFEVLKGDVVGVVGPNGGGKTTLVNAVLGILPIESGTIRLFGEDIRTFTQFHRIGYVAQNAIQFDPIFPATVEEIVSLGCISKGRLGRRLRKEDKDNIRHALELVDLYDLRKRKIGQLSGGQKQRIFLAKALVKRPDLLILDEATVGLDICIEDRFIDMVRRMKEERDVTVITVSHDLSGVMCQANKLAVVNRKIYFQEIRGGEDPTKALRQAYGEHFTFLFHHDHSTCGISPIDLAEEEMK; encoded by the coding sequence ATGACCGCTCAAATGGAGAAGGTCCTCGAAGTTAAGGACGTAAATGTCAGGTACGGGAGCCTTAGGGTGCTCGAGGGGGTCTCGTTCGAAGTGCTCAAGGGCGATGTCGTTGGGGTCGTAGGGCCTAACGGCGGTGGGAAGACCACCCTTGTCAATGCGGTCCTCGGCATCCTTCCGATCGAATCTGGGACCATCCGGCTTTTTGGAGAGGACATCAGGACGTTCACTCAGTTCCATCGTATAGGATATGTCGCACAGAACGCGATCCAGTTCGATCCGATATTTCCGGCCACCGTCGAGGAGATCGTTTCATTGGGGTGCATATCCAAGGGCAGGCTTGGGAGGAGGCTCCGAAAGGAGGACAAGGACAACATAAGACATGCGCTAGAGCTGGTCGACCTCTATGACCTGCGGAAGCGCAAGATAGGTCAGCTGTCCGGGGGACAGAAACAGAGAATATTCCTTGCAAAGGCATTGGTCAAACGCCCGGACCTTCTCATACTCGATGAGGCCACCGTCGGTCTGGACATATGCATCGAGGACCGGTTCATAGACATGGTCCGGAGGATGAAGGAGGAAAGGGATGTGACGGTCATCACGGTGTCCCATGACCTATCCGGTGTCATGTGCCAGGCCAATAAGCTCGCCGTCGTCAACAGAAAGATCTATTTCCAAGAGATAAGGGGAGGGGAGGACCCGACCAAGGCGTTGAGGCAGGCATATGGCGAGCACTTCACATTCCTGTTCCACCACGATCATAGCACATGCGGCATCAGCCCTATCGACCTGGCCGAGGAGGAGATGAAATGA
- a CDS encoding zinc ABC transporter substrate-binding protein: MDRGRLFTIFIASMVILSATGLLLFVDYGEIKDDERLNVVATFYPLYFFASEIGGTRADVRMLIPDNVEPHSWGPSASDLIRVSRADVFVYNGGGFEPWVDEFIDQLKEGVLIVDTSSGMEEALFGNGTAPELDPHFWLDPLAAVVQARNIADAMCLSDPANSTYYSSNCDVLVEKLRKLDEDFRKGLENRTKNDIITTHEGFDYMALRYGFKAHGAIGISGDERPSAKDLKKLSDLVKELGLNYVFSEPVFDDAIMRQVSEETGADMLVLDGIHGRSGPHAGMNYFEIMYENLENLRKGLEVTA; this comes from the coding sequence ATGGACCGAGGGAGGTTGTTCACGATCTTCATTGCGTCGATGGTAATACTATCGGCGACAGGTCTCCTTTTATTCGTTGATTACGGCGAGATCAAGGACGATGAACGGTTGAATGTGGTGGCCACGTTCTATCCGCTTTACTTCTTCGCCAGCGAGATCGGCGGCACAAGGGCCGATGTAAGGATGTTGATACCGGACAATGTTGAGCCACACTCATGGGGCCCTAGTGCCTCGGACCTCATCAGGGTCAGCAGGGCGGACGTCTTTGTATATAACGGAGGAGGTTTCGAGCCCTGGGTCGACGAATTCATAGATCAGCTCAAAGAAGGTGTGCTGATAGTCGATACAAGTTCTGGGATGGAGGAGGCGCTGTTCGGAAACGGCACGGCGCCGGAACTAGACCCTCACTTCTGGCTCGACCCCCTTGCAGCGGTGGTCCAGGCCCGGAACATCGCCGATGCCATGTGCCTGTCAGACCCTGCCAACAGCACCTACTACAGTTCGAACTGCGACGTTCTTGTGGAAAAGCTGCGCAAGCTCGATGAGGACTTCAGAAAGGGGCTTGAGAACAGGACTAAGAACGACATAATAACCACGCACGAGGGCTTCGACTATATGGCCCTCAGATATGGGTTCAAAGCGCATGGGGCGATCGGCATATCTGGCGATGAGAGGCCCAGTGCAAAGGACCTCAAGAAGCTCTCTGACCTTGTCAAGGAGCTCGGGCTCAATTATGTCTTCTCTGAGCCCGTATTCGATGATGCGATAATGCGACAGGTCTCCGAAGAGACAGGGGCCGATATGCTGGTCCTTGACGGCATCCACGGAAGGAGCGGACCTCATGCCGGGATGAACTATTTTGAGATAATGTATGAGAACTTGGAAAACCTAAGGAAGGGACTGGAGGTGACAGCATGA
- a CDS encoding metal ABC transporter permease: MNGLELIQDMFSYTFVQNGLIGGVAAAVTCAALGVFIVLKRASLIGEGVAHLSFGGIAIGLFAGLYPLYTALALSIVGTLAISYLHKKRIVYSETAIGILFSFGLAVGAVLAKMAGGFSVDLFQYLFGDILTISHQDMLLMVVLTFVVMSFVAALYKELMLLTFDEQGSRLSGVPVGALDLVFNIMVALAVVVSIKIVGSLLVSSLIILPAATALQLSRSFRSTMVMALGLSVVSVVSGLFMSFFYDIATGGAIVLTSTAFFVASMAIKKVATKEKPITTVPCGK, translated from the coding sequence ATGAACGGCCTGGAGCTCATTCAGGATATGTTCAGTTACACCTTTGTGCAGAATGGTCTCATCGGGGGTGTGGCGGCCGCGGTGACATGTGCCGCATTGGGTGTCTTCATCGTTCTGAAGAGGGCCTCATTGATCGGAGAGGGCGTCGCACATCTCTCCTTTGGGGGGATCGCCATCGGCCTGTTCGCCGGTCTCTATCCTCTCTATACAGCACTAGCCCTTTCTATCGTCGGGACCTTGGCAATATCCTATCTGCATAAAAAAAGGATCGTATACTCTGAGACGGCGATAGGGATCCTCTTCTCGTTCGGGCTGGCGGTCGGTGCCGTCCTTGCAAAGATGGCGGGAGGGTTCAGCGTCGACCTTTTCCAATACCTTTTCGGGGACATCCTGACGATCTCACATCAGGATATGCTCCTGATGGTGGTCTTGACCTTCGTCGTCATGTCGTTCGTGGCCGCACTTTACAAGGAACTTATGCTTTTGACGTTCGATGAGCAAGGGAGCAGGCTTTCCGGCGTCCCGGTGGGCGCCCTCGACCTCGTCTTCAACATAATGGTCGCGTTGGCCGTGGTCGTTTCAATAAAGATCGTGGGATCTCTCCTGGTATCATCATTGATCATATTGCCGGCGGCGACAGCGCTCCAGCTGTCAAGGTCATTCCGTTCTACAATGGTGATGGCCTTGGGCCTGAGCGTGGTCTCTGTCGTATCAGGGCTTTTCATGTCCTTTTTTTACGACATTGCTACAGGAGGGGCGATAGTTTTGACAAGCACGGCCTTCTTCGTCGCATCGATGGCGATAAAGAAGGTGGCAACAAAGGAAAAGCCGATCACGACCGTCCCCTGCGGGAAATGA
- a CDS encoding MBL fold metallo-hydrolase — MLVRRIRSEGISHNSYFVGDGNEAAVIDPRRDIEEYLDIASANEMTIRYVLETHRNEDLVSGSTEIASATGAKVLHGGQTPFRYGHEVHDGQRIEIGRSVIVALHTPGHTPESFSYVLYDLRSPSYPLMVFCGDTIFPGDVGRTDFFGPNVRGRMAADLFDSITRKLLPLGAGTILLPAHGPGSLCGANIEEREETTIGTEMALNRMLKMSREDFISWKIKEELEISPIFARMEAVNLEGARPMGRIAPPHALLPKEVKHLIVKGAMVLDTRKPHHFAAAHVPGAINLGVDFIPVYAPYVLPADRPLVLVTDCPAQTSILQRHLLRIGYDNIVGVLKGSMELWLKGGNETSRLEPLSAKGLSSMLSKKEDVVLIDVRDMKEITSGTVPGAKMIHLGMLQSKIGELPKNKPIVTFCGSGFRGSCAASILLRNGFSKVMNLSGGFEAWTSSGFQMGK, encoded by the coding sequence ATGTTGGTCCGAAGGATAAGGTCCGAGGGCATATCCCACAATTCGTATTTCGTGGGCGATGGGAACGAGGCTGCCGTCATCGATCCAAGGAGGGACATAGAGGAATACCTGGACATCGCCTCAGCGAACGAGATGACGATAAGATACGTCCTGGAGACCCATAGGAACGAGGACCTCGTCAGCGGTTCTACTGAGATAGCATCGGCGACCGGGGCGAAGGTCCTCCACGGTGGGCAGACACCGTTCAGATATGGCCATGAGGTCCATGATGGCCAGAGGATAGAGATAGGCAGGTCCGTGATCGTTGCCTTGCATACACCGGGCCATACCCCTGAGAGCTTCTCATACGTGCTCTATGACCTGCGGTCCCCGTCATATCCCTTGATGGTGTTCTGTGGTGATACGATATTCCCTGGTGATGTTGGTAGGACCGACTTCTTCGGTCCCAACGTGAGGGGAAGGATGGCCGCGGACCTGTTCGATAGCATAACGAGGAAACTGTTGCCTCTAGGTGCAGGCACCATCCTTTTACCGGCCCATGGTCCGGGATCTTTATGCGGTGCCAACATCGAGGAACGGGAGGAGACGACCATAGGGACAGAGATGGCCCTGAACCGGATGTTGAAGATGTCCAGAGAGGACTTCATATCCTGGAAGATAAAGGAGGAACTGGAGATATCGCCGATATTCGCAAGGATGGAGGCGGTGAACCTCGAAGGGGCAAGACCTATGGGAAGGATCGCACCTCCGCACGCACTTCTCCCCAAAGAGGTGAAGCACTTGATCGTCAAAGGGGCGATGGTCCTTGATACGAGAAAACCGCACCACTTCGCCGCCGCCCACGTCCCAGGGGCGATCAATCTTGGCGTTGATTTCATACCCGTCTACGCGCCCTATGTGCTTCCGGCCGACCGACCGCTCGTTCTTGTAACAGATTGTCCGGCTCAGACAAGCATCTTACAGAGACATCTCTTGAGGATCGGGTACGACAACATCGTTGGGGTACTGAAGGGAAGCATGGAGCTTTGGCTCAAAGGAGGGAATGAGACATCAAGGTTGGAACCTTTGTCCGCGAAAGGCCTCAGCTCGATGCTCTCAAAGAAAGAAGATGTGGTCCTGATCGATGTCAGGGATATGAAGGAGATAACATCCGGGACAGTGCCTGGTGCAAAAATGATCCATCTCGGGATGTTGCAGTCCAAGATAGGCGAGCTTCCTAAGAACAAGCCCATCGTCACTTTTTGCGGGTCTGGTTTCCGAGGTAGTTGCGCGGCAAGCATCCTCCTGAGGAACGGGTTCTCCAAGGTGATGAACCTGAGCGGAGGGTTCGAGGCATGGACATCCTCAGGTTTCCAGATGGGGAAATGA
- a CDS encoding 4Fe-4S binding protein yields MGLRTDLSLRIVKRSFDKRFTLARLTKVPMVGSIMEMLFFEDDDIIILPKDDVFMKARSRSISMDIEVERKDIVVPSAIIDHFIERSRYIFKMDKCVCRDSNNCRNYPKELGCIFLGKGTTRIPKHLGKMITAEEAKEHMRRCREAGLVHLIGRDKIDSVVFATGPKEDLLSICSCCHCCCLWKMVPDLSNKIGSTLTKMPGIEIVADAQRCTGCSRCVNEKICYVNAISIVDGKVRIDDGLCKGCGRCVEFCRSRAIELRVVDDSYIERSIRRIEPLVDVVKE; encoded by the coding sequence ATGGGGCTCAGGACCGACCTTTCGTTGAGGATAGTCAAACGCTCGTTCGACAAGAGGTTCACTTTGGCCAGGCTGACCAAGGTGCCGATGGTAGGGTCCATTATGGAGATGTTGTTCTTCGAGGACGATGACATCATCATCCTCCCAAAGGACGACGTCTTCATGAAGGCAAGGTCAAGGTCCATATCGATGGACATCGAGGTCGAGAGGAAGGACATCGTGGTCCCATCGGCGATCATCGACCATTTCATCGAAAGGTCAAGGTACATCTTCAAGATGGACAAATGCGTCTGTCGCGACTCCAACAATTGCAGGAACTATCCAAAGGAGCTGGGGTGCATATTCCTGGGTAAAGGGACGACGAGGATCCCAAAGCATCTTGGCAAGATGATAACCGCTGAGGAGGCAAAGGAGCACATGAGAAGGTGTAGGGAGGCCGGTCTGGTCCACCTGATCGGAAGGGACAAGATCGACAGTGTGGTCTTTGCCACCGGGCCGAAGGAGGACCTCCTTTCAATATGCTCCTGTTGCCATTGCTGTTGCCTGTGGAAGATGGTGCCCGACCTCTCCAATAAGATCGGCTCGACGTTGACCAAGATGCCAGGCATAGAGATAGTAGCTGATGCTCAAAGATGCACTGGATGTTCCAGATGCGTAAATGAAAAGATCTGTTATGTCAATGCGATCAGCATCGTCGATGGCAAAGTGCGGATCGACGACGGTCTCTGCAAAGGATGCGGTCGATGCGTGGAGTTCTGTAGGTCAAGGGCGATAGAGCTGAGGGTGGTGGACGATTCGTACATCGAAAGGTCGATACGAAGGATAGAGCCATTGGTGGACGTTGTCAAGGAGTGA
- a CDS encoding 2-oxoacid:acceptor oxidoreductase family protein: MIKRQTGLYEHFERKEPGTRTTTFCPGCGHGIIHKLIGEAIADLGLADRTVFVSPVGCAAFCYYYFDCGNVAGPHGRASAVATGISRSLPGKVVIAYQGDGDLGAIGFNNAFQAASRGEHFACFFVNNSIYAMTGGQMAPTTLPGQRTTTTPFGRDVVAAGYPLKVCEVLDQLEAPVYIERVSVADTKRIMQARKAIRKALEVQRDGKGYAFVEILSPCPTNWRMDALRSAEFVTEEMEKVFPLKCFRDRSEMPAPERMKVPRKSIAELIGPSEEGMDQRPDQSFKEKSLKFSGFGGQGILSLGLVIAEAAGRSGRYVSWFPSYGPEQRGGYASCSVVISGTEVGSPTVDSPDVLVVMSQPALDRFLPTMKEGGVLLHESGLSVPDAVPSGVKVYSFPAAKIAADNGVPKAQNTAFLGALTALGLHSIEEEHILSALDNSFSAKPSLIEKNRKVYEAAKAWTATNLS; the protein is encoded by the coding sequence ATGATTAAAAGGCAGACCGGTCTTTACGAGCATTTTGAAAGGAAGGAGCCAGGGACAAGGACGACGACATTCTGTCCCGGCTGCGGGCACGGTATCATCCATAAGCTGATTGGCGAGGCGATCGCGGACCTGGGGTTGGCGGACAGGACGGTGTTCGTGAGCCCTGTCGGCTGCGCGGCCTTCTGCTATTATTATTTCGACTGCGGGAATGTGGCCGGACCGCATGGCAGGGCATCTGCGGTGGCCACGGGCATATCCCGTTCTTTACCAGGAAAGGTGGTCATCGCCTATCAGGGGGACGGCGACCTTGGGGCCATAGGGTTCAACAACGCGTTCCAGGCGGCGAGCAGGGGAGAGCATTTCGCATGTTTCTTCGTCAACAACTCGATATATGCGATGACGGGGGGACAGATGGCCCCCACGACCCTACCTGGCCAGAGGACGACCACGACCCCGTTCGGAAGGGATGTTGTGGCCGCAGGATACCCTCTCAAGGTCTGCGAGGTGCTGGACCAGCTTGAGGCCCCGGTCTACATAGAAAGGGTGTCCGTTGCCGACACAAAGAGGATCATGCAGGCCAGGAAGGCGATACGCAAGGCGCTGGAGGTCCAGAGAGATGGCAAGGGCTATGCGTTCGTCGAGATACTGTCCCCATGCCCGACGAACTGGCGCATGGATGCGCTCAGGTCCGCCGAGTTCGTCACGGAAGAGATGGAGAAGGTCTTCCCTCTCAAGTGCTTCCGTGACAGGAGCGAGATGCCTGCCCCAGAGCGCATGAAGGTGCCAAGGAAGAGCATAGCTGAGCTCATCGGTCCCTCGGAGGAGGGCATGGACCAGAGACCCGACCAGTCCTTCAAGGAAAAGTCACTTAAGTTCTCTGGATTCGGGGGACAGGGGATCCTGAGCCTGGGGCTTGTGATAGCGGAGGCCGCGGGCCGCTCAGGACGATATGTATCGTGGTTCCCCAGCTACGGTCCGGAGCAACGTGGCGGATATGCCTCATGCTCGGTGGTGATCAGCGGCACCGAGGTCGGCTCTCCCACCGTGGACAGCCCGGACGTGCTCGTGGTGATGAGCCAGCCAGCATTGGATAGGTTCCTTCCTACCATGAAGGAAGGTGGGGTCCTTTTGCACGAGTCGGGCCTCTCGGTACCTGACGCGGTCCCCTCAGGGGTCAAGGTCTATTCCTTCCCAGCAGCAAAGATCGCGGCAGACAATGGCGTCCCTAAGGCCCAGAACACCGCGTTCCTCGGCGCGCTCACGGCATTAGGCCTGCACTCCATCGAGGAGGAGCACATCCTCTCTGCACTGGACAACAGCTTTTCGGCCAAGCCATCGTTGATCGAGAAGAACCGGAAGGTCTACGAGGCGGCCAAGGCGTGGACCGCGACTAACCTCTCCTGA
- a CDS encoding CopG family ribbon-helix-helix protein, with product MTIISVSLNERNLKDLDIIQKELGFSGRSEAVRTALRMLVAERNERKKMVGHVDGVLVVVTEKGSSEQIDEIYHSHQDMIRTHIHNHIGANRCMNLLIVGGDAVQMNKVLDKLERLDGIHYMKFIKS from the coding sequence ATGACAATAATAAGCGTTTCCCTGAATGAAAGGAACCTCAAGGACCTCGACATAATACAAAAGGAGCTTGGCTTCTCTGGCAGGTCAGAAGCCGTACGGACAGCTCTAAGGATGTTGGTTGCGGAAAGGAACGAGAGGAAGAAGATGGTCGGACATGTGGACGGCGTGCTGGTGGTGGTCACCGAGAAGGGCTCTTCGGAGCAAATAGATGAGATATATCACAGTCACCAGGACATGATAAGGACCCATATCCACAATCACATCGGTGCTAACCGATGCATGAACCTCCTCATCGTAGGAGGGGACGCCGTCCAGATGAACAAGGTCCTGGACAAGCTCGAGCGTCTGGATGGGATACATTATATGAAGTTCATCAAATCCTGA
- a CDS encoding helix-turn-helix transcriptional regulator gives MSSSELIGARIKNYRERLGLSIEELAKNAGVDSSLIGRIEEGKTYPPIGVMVRLARALGQRLGTFMDDQVMEDPLIVRLDERREETSSHNGKTSEHYHYFPLAKGKPDRHMEPFFIIVEPCREKRLSSHEGEEFIVVVSGEVELIYGKEKFLLRPGDTMHYNSIVPHHLGAAGDKKAEIYAVIYMPI, from the coding sequence ATGTCTTCTTCTGAACTTATCGGGGCGAGGATCAAGAACTATAGGGAGAGATTAGGCCTGAGCATCGAAGAGCTGGCAAAGAACGCGGGTGTCGATTCCTCGCTCATAGGGAGGATCGAGGAGGGAAAAACCTACCCTCCGATCGGCGTCATGGTGAGGCTCGCAAGGGCACTTGGACAAAGGCTAGGGACCTTTATGGACGACCAGGTCATGGAAGACCCCTTGATCGTGAGACTGGATGAGAGAAGGGAAGAGACGTCCTCCCACAATGGTAAGACCTCGGAGCACTATCATTATTTCCCCCTTGCCAAAGGGAAGCCGGACAGGCACATGGAGCCTTTCTTCATAATTGTCGAACCGTGCAGGGAAAAAAGGCTCTCGTCCCATGAGGGCGAGGAGTTCATCGTCGTCGTCTCCGGGGAGGTGGAGCTGATCTATGGCAAAGAGAAATTCCTCCTCAGGCCGGGGGACACAATGCATTACAACTCGATCGTACCACACCATCTGGGCGCGGCCGGTGACAAAAAGGCGGAGATCTACGCCGTCATCTACATGCCGATCTGA